One Paracidovorax avenae ATCC 19860 genomic region harbors:
- a CDS encoding tartrate dehydrogenase: MSSPTHTFKIAVLPGDGIGKEVMPEGLRATQAAADRFGIALELHTFDWASCDYYLAHGKMMPDDWKAQLQGMDAIFFGAVGWPATVPDHVSLWGSLLKFRREFDQYINLRPVRLFEGVPCPLAGRKPGDIDYYVVRENTEGEYTSLGGIMYEGTDREIVIQESVYSRKGAERLLKFAFDLAQSRPKKHVTLATKSNGIAISMPWWDQRADDVAKGYPGITLDKQHIDILTARFVLQPGRFDVVAATNLFGDILSDLGPATTGTIGLAPSANLNPERTFPSLFEPVHGSAPDIYGRNIANPIAMVWSGALMLDFLTQGQGAGRQAHDAIVAAIEEVIRSGPKTPDLGGTANTTQVGEAIAAAIARG, translated from the coding sequence ATGTCCAGCCCTACCCACACGTTCAAGATCGCCGTCCTGCCCGGCGACGGCATCGGCAAGGAAGTCATGCCCGAAGGCCTGCGCGCCACCCAGGCGGCCGCCGACCGTTTCGGCATCGCGCTGGAACTGCACACCTTCGACTGGGCGAGCTGCGACTACTACCTCGCCCACGGAAAGATGATGCCCGACGACTGGAAGGCGCAGTTGCAGGGCATGGACGCGATCTTCTTCGGCGCCGTCGGCTGGCCCGCCACCGTGCCCGACCATGTCTCGCTCTGGGGATCGCTGCTGAAGTTCCGCCGCGAGTTCGACCAGTACATCAACCTGCGCCCCGTGCGCCTGTTCGAGGGCGTGCCCTGCCCGCTGGCCGGCCGCAAGCCCGGCGACATCGACTACTACGTGGTGCGCGAGAACACCGAGGGCGAGTACACCTCGCTGGGCGGCATCATGTACGAGGGCACGGACCGCGAGATCGTGATCCAGGAGTCGGTGTATTCGCGCAAGGGCGCCGAACGGCTGCTGAAGTTCGCCTTCGACCTCGCCCAGAGCCGCCCGAAGAAACACGTGACGCTCGCCACCAAGAGCAACGGCATCGCCATCAGCATGCCCTGGTGGGACCAGCGTGCAGACGACGTGGCCAAGGGCTACCCCGGCATCACGCTGGACAAGCAGCACATCGACATCCTGACGGCGCGCTTCGTGCTGCAGCCCGGGCGCTTCGACGTGGTGGCCGCGACGAACCTGTTCGGCGACATCCTGTCGGACCTGGGCCCGGCGACCACCGGCACGATCGGCCTGGCGCCGTCGGCCAACCTGAACCCCGAGCGCACGTTCCCGAGCCTGTTCGAGCCGGTGCACGGCTCGGCACCGGACATCTACGGCAGGAACATCGCCAACCCGATCGCGATGGTGTGGTCGGGTGCGCTGATGCTGGACTTCCTGACGCAGGGCCAGGGCGCAGGGCGGCAGGCGCACGATGCGATCGTCGCGGCGATCGAAGAGGTGATCAGGAGCGGCCCGAAGACGCCGGACCTGGGCGGCACGGCCAATACCACGCAGGTGGGCGAGGCCATCGCGGCGGCCATCGCCCGGGGCTGA
- a CDS encoding LysR substrate-binding domain-containing protein, with product MHKTPATDDLRVFTAVVRKASFAEAATELGASPAYVSKRIRLLEEELAVKLLHRTTRRVAVTEEGERVFHWAQRILDDWDQLLQEVAVTRREPRGLLRLSCSFGFGRRIVAPAVSRLVERHPGLQVRLEVFDRLVDVAGEGFDLDIRVGDEIAPHLIARRLAGNHRVLCAAPAYLARKGMPRAVDDLASHDCLVIKERDHPFGVWRLRSGAADRTVKVRGPLSANHGEMAVQWAVDGRGIVLRSLWDVGPDLAAGRLVRVLPEWQQEANVWAVYPTRLERSAKVRVCVEFLQAHFSQETWGSEAA from the coding sequence GTGCATAAAACGCCCGCGACCGATGACCTGCGTGTCTTCACCGCAGTGGTCCGCAAGGCCAGCTTCGCCGAGGCGGCCACAGAACTGGGCGCTTCGCCGGCCTATGTCAGCAAGCGCATCCGCCTGCTCGAGGAAGAACTGGCGGTGAAGCTGCTGCACCGCACGACGCGCCGCGTGGCGGTGACGGAGGAGGGCGAGCGCGTCTTCCACTGGGCGCAGCGCATCCTGGACGATTGGGACCAGTTGCTGCAGGAGGTGGCCGTGACGCGGCGCGAGCCCCGCGGACTGCTCCGGCTGAGCTGCAGTTTCGGCTTCGGGCGGCGCATCGTGGCGCCCGCGGTGTCGCGGCTGGTGGAGCGCCATCCGGGCCTGCAGGTGCGGCTCGAGGTGTTCGACAGGCTGGTGGACGTGGCGGGGGAGGGGTTCGACCTGGACATCCGCGTGGGCGACGAGATCGCCCCGCACCTGATCGCCCGCCGGCTGGCGGGCAACCATCGCGTGCTGTGCGCGGCGCCGGCCTACCTGGCACGCAAGGGCATGCCCCGGGCGGTGGACGACCTGGCCAGCCACGATTGCCTGGTGATCAAGGAGCGCGACCATCCCTTCGGCGTCTGGCGGCTGCGCAGCGGCGCGGCGGACCGCACGGTGAAGGTGCGCGGGCCGCTGTCGGCCAACCATGGCGAAATGGCCGTGCAATGGGCCGTGGACGGGCGCGGCATCGTGCTGCGGTCCCTGTGGGATGTCGGGCCCGACTTGGCCGCAGGCCGCCTGGTGCGTGTGCTGCCCGAATGGCAGCAGGAGGCCAATGTCTGGGCGGTGTACCCCACGCGGCTGGAGCGTTCGGCCAAGGTGCGCGTGTGCGTGGAGTTCCTGCAGGCCCATTTCTCGCAGGAAACATGGGGGAGCGAAGCGGCATGA
- the rpsU gene encoding 30S ribosomal protein S21 gives MTTIRVKENEPFDVALRRFKRTIEKLGLLTDLRAREFYEKPTAERKRKKAAAVKRHYKRVRSMQLPKKLY, from the coding sequence ATGACCACCATCCGTGTAAAAGAGAACGAACCCTTCGACGTGGCACTGCGCCGCTTCAAGCGCACCATCGAAAAGCTGGGCCTGCTGACCGACCTGCGCGCCCGTGAGTTCTACGAAAAGCCGACGGCCGAGCGCAAGCGCAAGAAGGCTGCCGCCGTGAAGCGCCACTACAAGCGCGTTCGCAGCATGCAGCTGCCGAAGAAGCTGTACTGA
- a CDS encoding GatB/YqeY domain-containing protein, whose amino-acid sequence MGLKEQITEDMKTAMRAKDSERLGTIRLLQAAMKQKEVDERVTLDDAAIVAIVDKLIKQRKDSITAFEGAGRQDLADKEKSEMAVLQAYLPERMSADEVTAAVKAIVAELGAAGPGDMGKVMGVVKTRLAGKADMGQVSAAVKAALAG is encoded by the coding sequence ATGGGACTCAAGGAACAGATCACCGAAGACATGAAGACCGCCATGCGCGCCAAGGACTCCGAGCGCCTGGGCACCATCCGCCTGCTGCAGGCCGCGATGAAGCAGAAGGAAGTGGACGAGCGCGTGACGCTGGACGATGCCGCCATCGTCGCGATCGTGGACAAGCTGATCAAGCAGCGCAAGGATTCGATCACGGCCTTCGAGGGCGCGGGCCGGCAGGACCTGGCCGACAAGGAGAAGTCGGAGATGGCCGTGCTGCAGGCCTACCTGCCCGAGCGCATGTCGGCTGACGAAGTGACCGCCGCGGTGAAGGCCATCGTGGCCGAACTGGGTGCCGCGGGCCCCGGCGACATGGGCAAGGTCATGGGCGTGGTGAAGACCCGGCTGGCCGGCAAGGCCGACATGGGCCAGGTGTCGGCCGCCGTGAAGGCGGCGCTGGCCGGCTGA
- a CDS encoding EAL domain-containing protein: protein MSIMHRITGRLGRWLGRLSVGRKLMLIYLLDLTAVIYVSGILIHEKFLAIDFARKEIVGTEYAAVVRDGLMGSFLPGDPVARVLLRDRLRDVRAEHDATLRTGDMAERFAQSLQAAADDGSAPVRPQERGTLLRQGRELLTTVANQSNLILDPDLDSYYVMSLTMLRYPELLQVVHDTLGFLSVRPAPRPQQAVPGPHRAAELLTLVGRLDAVLVGIDSDFDQAFIAGKPALRARLGATRQGLQASGQALQALLQRVAQGEVGPDTAAQELHGRQQALLASLGSAWVAGTEAMGDLLHARVHDLFARMWLHLGTAVLLLGCILSMVTLVARQIAKPLQQLARVAGEVRRTGDHTLRAHWNSGDEIGRLVTAFNDMLAQLDRERLLQQELAASARAAEAQRELVEALPIPMVVTSVPEHEVLHSNAPAGHWLDGVTHDPWRAGLEPGVRARFFQRLADHGVVDEFEVRWKGGKEPAWAVLSARRLRFQGRDAMLTAFAPINVLKVMEQRLELWAKVFEASSEGIIIMNAAQRIVSVNQAFCRSTHYDFYEVIGEQLGMLLDAPGESAPGETIARALADKESWQGEVRFRRRSGESYPAWLMVSAVREGGKGGAVTNHIGIAIDITDRKRNEERIRFLAHHDVLTELPNRSLCVQRLQAGLEQAARTGEQLAVLFIDLDRFKAINDTLGHHIGDGLLRSVAARLVQSVREGDTVSRLGGDEFVIVMRQVEGAQQVLRVVEERLIPLIRQSHPVEAHELSVSCSVGIAVYPEDGADLDELMRRADAAMYEAKTAGRDMARLYSLETDRRVQARQAMEQSLRRALERREFALHYQPRMSARTGMPTGLEALLRWRHPSLGEVLPGEFIPIAEEAGLIRAIGAWVLDQACAQWAAWRASEAGGGLAGLPVSVNLSAAQLADPLLVPDIAALLARHGMPARCLELEITESQLMDNAGVAQGQLAALKQLGVQLSIDDFGTGYSSLAYLKRFAIDKLKVDKSFIRDMLASPADMAITRAIIGLGRTLGLQVVAEGVEDAATLRMLESLDCDEVQGYLFSRALPPEALQRWVAEAATQPPRSHRPVAAVEG from the coding sequence ATGTCGATCATGCACCGCATCACGGGCCGGCTGGGCCGCTGGCTGGGCCGTCTCAGCGTGGGCCGCAAGCTCATGCTCATCTACCTGCTGGACCTCACGGCAGTCATCTACGTTTCAGGAATCCTGATCCACGAGAAATTCCTCGCCATCGATTTCGCGCGCAAGGAGATCGTCGGCACGGAGTACGCGGCGGTGGTGCGCGACGGCCTGATGGGCTCCTTCCTGCCCGGCGATCCGGTGGCGCGCGTCCTGCTGCGGGACCGCTTGCGGGATGTGCGCGCCGAGCACGATGCCACCCTGCGCACCGGCGACATGGCCGAGCGCTTCGCGCAATCGCTGCAGGCCGCGGCGGATGATGGCTCCGCGCCCGTGCGCCCGCAGGAGCGGGGCACACTGCTGCGGCAGGGGCGCGAGCTCCTGACCACCGTGGCCAACCAGTCGAACCTGATCCTGGACCCGGACCTGGACAGCTACTACGTGATGTCGCTCACCATGCTGCGTTACCCCGAGCTGCTGCAGGTGGTGCACGACACGCTGGGATTTCTCTCGGTACGGCCCGCGCCGCGCCCGCAGCAGGCCGTCCCGGGGCCGCACCGCGCTGCGGAACTGCTGACGCTGGTGGGCCGGCTCGATGCCGTGCTGGTGGGTATCGATTCGGATTTCGACCAGGCTTTCATCGCCGGCAAGCCGGCACTGCGCGCGCGGCTGGGCGCGACGCGCCAGGGCCTGCAGGCGTCGGGGCAGGCCCTGCAGGCGCTGCTGCAGCGCGTGGCCCAGGGCGAAGTCGGACCCGATACCGCGGCGCAGGAGCTGCACGGCCGCCAGCAGGCGCTGCTGGCCTCCCTGGGCAGCGCCTGGGTGGCCGGCACGGAGGCCATGGGCGATCTGCTGCACGCGCGGGTACATGACCTGTTCGCGCGCATGTGGCTGCACCTGGGCACGGCCGTGCTGCTGCTGGGCTGCATCCTGAGCATGGTCACCCTGGTGGCGCGGCAGATCGCCAAGCCGCTGCAGCAGCTTGCGCGGGTGGCGGGGGAGGTGCGGCGCACCGGCGACCACACGCTGCGCGCGCACTGGAACAGCGGCGACGAGATCGGCCGGCTGGTGACCGCGTTCAACGACATGCTCGCGCAGCTGGACCGAGAGCGCCTGCTGCAGCAGGAACTGGCCGCCAGCGCGCGCGCTGCGGAAGCCCAGCGCGAACTGGTGGAAGCGCTCCCGATCCCGATGGTGGTGACCTCGGTGCCCGAGCACGAGGTGCTGCATTCCAATGCACCTGCCGGCCACTGGCTGGACGGCGTCACCCACGATCCCTGGCGCGCGGGGCTGGAGCCGGGCGTGCGGGCGCGGTTCTTCCAGCGCCTGGCGGACCATGGCGTGGTGGACGAGTTCGAGGTGCGCTGGAAGGGCGGCAAGGAACCCGCGTGGGCCGTGCTGTCCGCGCGGCGGCTGCGCTTCCAGGGCCGTGACGCGATGCTCACCGCGTTCGCGCCGATCAATGTGCTCAAGGTGATGGAGCAGCGGCTGGAGCTGTGGGCGAAGGTGTTCGAGGCCTCGTCCGAGGGCATCATCATCATGAACGCCGCGCAGCGCATCGTGAGCGTGAACCAGGCGTTCTGCCGCAGCACGCACTACGATTTCTACGAGGTGATCGGCGAGCAACTGGGCATGCTGCTCGATGCGCCGGGCGAATCCGCACCGGGCGAGACCATCGCGCGCGCGCTGGCGGACAAGGAGTCCTGGCAGGGCGAGGTGCGCTTCCGCCGGCGCTCGGGCGAAAGCTACCCGGCCTGGCTCATGGTGTCGGCCGTGCGCGAAGGTGGCAAGGGCGGTGCGGTCACCAACCACATCGGCATCGCGATCGACATCACCGACCGCAAGCGCAACGAGGAACGCATCCGCTTCCTGGCCCACCACGACGTGCTCACCGAGCTGCCCAATCGCTCGCTGTGCGTGCAGCGCCTGCAGGCGGGGCTGGAGCAGGCCGCCCGGACCGGCGAGCAACTGGCCGTGCTGTTCATCGACCTGGACCGGTTCAAGGCGATCAACGACACGCTGGGCCACCACATCGGCGACGGCCTGCTGCGCTCGGTGGCGGCGCGGCTGGTGCAGTCCGTGCGGGAAGGCGATACGGTCAGCCGCCTGGGGGGCGACGAGTTCGTGATCGTCATGCGCCAGGTGGAAGGCGCGCAGCAGGTGCTGCGCGTGGTGGAGGAGCGCCTCATCCCGCTCATCCGGCAGAGCCATCCGGTGGAGGCGCATGAACTGAGCGTGTCGTGCAGCGTGGGCATCGCGGTCTATCCCGAGGACGGCGCGGACCTGGACGAGCTGATGCGCCGGGCCGACGCGGCCATGTACGAGGCCAAGACCGCCGGGCGGGACATGGCGCGCCTGTATTCGCTGGAGACGGACCGCCGCGTGCAGGCCCGGCAGGCCATGGAGCAGTCGCTGCGGCGCGCGCTGGAGCGCCGGGAGTTCGCGCTGCACTACCAGCCGCGCATGTCCGCCCGCACCGGTATGCCCACGGGGCTGGAGGCGCTGCTGCGCTGGCGGCATCCTTCGCTCGGGGAAGTGCTGCCGGGCGAGTTCATCCCCATTGCGGAAGAGGCCGGCCTCATCCGCGCGATCGGCGCCTGGGTGCTGGACCAGGCCTGCGCGCAGTGGGCGGCCTGGCGGGCGTCGGAAGCGGGCGGCGGGCTGGCGGGCCTGCCGGTGTCGGTGAACCTGTCGGCCGCGCAACTGGCCGACCCGCTGCTGGTGCCGGACATCGCCGCGCTGCTGGCGCGCCACGGCATGCCTGCGCGCTGCCTGGAGCTGGAGATCACCGAGTCGCAGCTGATGGACAACGCGGGCGTGGCGCAGGGGCAGCTCGCGGCGCTCAAGCAGCTGGGCGTGCAGCTGTCCATCGACGATTTCGGGACGGGCTATTCGAGCCTGGCCTACCTCAAGCGCTTCGCCATCGACAAGCTGAAGGTGGACAAGTCCTTCATCCGCGACATGCTGGCGAGCCCGGCCGACATGGCGATCACGCGCGCCATCATCGGGCTGGGCCGCACGCTCGGGCTGCAGGTGGTCGCCGAAGGCGTGGAGGATGCGGCCACCCTGCGCATGCTGGAGTCGCTGGACTGCGACGAGGTGCAGGGCTACCTGTTCAGCCGGGCGCTGCCGCCCGAGGCGCTGCAGCGGTGGGTGGCGGAGGCGGCGACGCAGCCGCCGCGCTCCCATCGGCCGGTGGCGGCCGTGGAAGGATGA
- a CDS encoding helix-turn-helix transcriptional regulator, with product MNRPVRSARLLQLLDELRRCRSPVSGARLAERLGVSLRTLYRDIAVLRAQGADVAGDAGVGYQLRPGFLLPPMMFPPEELEALLLGARWVAAHADPVLARAAAQGMERIASTLPALLRLEVETSGLFAPQWAGPPPEPWLGTLRHAIRAGHAVRMRYTDADGTVTERVVWPFAMAFLDRMRLLAGWCELRQDFRHFRADRVLALEDTGVRYPAQRHDLLRRWRRERLPAGSDARDLA from the coding sequence ATGAATCGTCCCGTCCGTTCCGCCCGGCTGCTGCAGCTGCTCGATGAACTGCGCCGCTGCCGCAGCCCCGTCTCCGGCGCCCGGCTGGCCGAGCGCCTGGGCGTGAGCCTGCGCACGCTGTACCGCGACATCGCCGTGCTCCGGGCGCAGGGCGCCGACGTGGCGGGCGATGCGGGCGTCGGCTACCAGCTGCGCCCAGGCTTCCTGTTGCCGCCGATGATGTTTCCACCCGAGGAGCTGGAGGCGCTGCTGCTGGGCGCGCGCTGGGTGGCCGCGCATGCCGATCCGGTGCTGGCCCGCGCGGCGGCGCAAGGCATGGAACGGATTGCCAGCACCCTGCCGGCCCTGCTGCGTCTCGAAGTGGAGACCAGTGGATTGTTCGCGCCCCAGTGGGCGGGCCCGCCGCCCGAGCCGTGGCTGGGGACCTTGCGCCACGCGATCCGGGCGGGCCATGCCGTGCGCATGCGCTACACGGATGCGGACGGCACCGTGACCGAGCGGGTGGTGTGGCCCTTCGCCATGGCATTCCTCGACCGGATGCGCTTGCTGGCGGGATGGTGCGAGCTGCGCCAGGATTTCCGCCATTTCCGGGCCGACCGGGTGCTGGCGCTGGAGGATACCGGCGTGCGCTACCCGGCCCAGCGCCACGACCTCCTGCGGCGGTGGCGCAGGGAGCGCCTGCCGGCCGGCAGCGATGCGCGGGACCTGGCCTGA
- a CDS encoding MFS transporter, producing MSLGSDIPARLDRLPWSAWHWRVVIALGIAWVLDGLEVTIVGSLGSALERPDTLGLTASQVGWTASLYVGGAVLGALVFGRMADALGRKRLFMLTLTVYMVATVATAFTSSFAAFALCRFLTGIGIGGEYAAINSAIDELIPARVRGRVNLAINGSFWLGAALGAALSLVLLDARVLGPEHGWRAAFLMGALLGAAVLLVRRHVPESPRWLITHGRADEAERIVADIERSVHGTAHPRPAGPAATAGPAMLHEAVAAKAATAGPAVPPGRRTLPSASQVVQVLLRRYPERSAVVLALMVSQAFFYNAIFFTYALVLTRFYGVDASRVGLYIFPFAAGNVLGPLLLGPLFDRIGRRVMITATYALAGIALAITGLGFMNGWLDATTQTVAWSVVFFLASAAASSAYLTVSEVFPLEMRALAISLFYAVGTGVGGFAAPALFGALIDTGSRENVFIGYLLGAALVLLAAGVTWRWAVDAERKSLEEIAPPLHSGHQP from the coding sequence ATGTCCCTCGGCAGCGATATCCCCGCCCGTCTCGATCGGCTTCCCTGGTCCGCCTGGCACTGGCGCGTGGTGATCGCGCTGGGCATCGCCTGGGTGCTCGACGGGCTGGAAGTGACCATCGTCGGTTCATTGGGCAGCGCGCTGGAGCGCCCGGACACGCTCGGGCTGACGGCGTCGCAGGTGGGGTGGACGGCCTCTCTGTATGTGGGCGGCGCGGTGCTCGGCGCCCTCGTGTTCGGCCGCATGGCGGACGCGCTGGGACGCAAGCGCCTCTTCATGCTGACCCTGACGGTGTACATGGTGGCGACCGTGGCCACGGCCTTCACCAGCAGTTTCGCCGCCTTCGCGCTGTGCCGCTTCCTGACGGGCATCGGCATCGGCGGCGAATACGCGGCGATCAATTCCGCCATCGACGAACTCATTCCCGCACGGGTGCGCGGCCGCGTGAACCTGGCCATCAACGGCAGCTTCTGGCTGGGCGCGGCCCTGGGGGCCGCCCTGAGCCTCGTGCTGCTGGATGCCCGCGTGCTGGGCCCGGAACACGGATGGCGGGCAGCGTTCCTCATGGGTGCGCTGCTGGGCGCCGCCGTGCTGCTGGTACGCCGGCACGTGCCGGAAAGCCCGCGCTGGCTGATCACCCACGGCCGCGCCGACGAGGCCGAACGCATCGTGGCGGACATCGAACGCAGCGTGCATGGCACCGCGCATCCGCGCCCAGCCGGGCCCGCGGCCACGGCCGGCCCTGCCATGCTCCACGAAGCCGTCGCCGCCAAGGCAGCCACGGCTGGCCCGGCAGTTCCTCCCGGCCGCCGCACGCTGCCCTCCGCGTCGCAGGTGGTCCAGGTACTGCTGCGCCGCTACCCGGAGCGCAGCGCCGTGGTGCTGGCACTGATGGTGTCGCAGGCGTTCTTCTACAACGCGATCTTCTTCACCTACGCGCTCGTGCTGACGCGCTTCTACGGCGTGGACGCCAGCCGCGTGGGCCTCTACATCTTCCCCTTCGCCGCCGGAAACGTGCTGGGCCCGCTGCTGCTGGGCCCCCTGTTCGACCGCATCGGGCGGCGCGTCATGATCACGGCCACCTATGCGCTCGCGGGCATCGCGCTCGCGATCACGGGCCTGGGCTTCATGAACGGCTGGCTGGATGCCACCACGCAGACCGTGGCCTGGTCGGTGGTGTTCTTCCTGGCGTCGGCCGCCGCGAGCTCCGCCTACCTCACCGTGAGCGAGGTGTTCCCGCTGGAGATGCGCGCGCTGGCGATTTCCCTCTTCTACGCCGTGGGCACGGGCGTGGGCGGTTTCGCGGCACCGGCCCTGTTCGGCGCGCTCATCGATACGGGCAGCCGGGAGAACGTCTTCATCGGCTACCTGCTGGGCGCGGCGCTGGTGCTGCTGGCGGCAGGCGTGACGTGGCGCTGGGCGGTGGATGCCGAGCGGAAATCGCTGGAAGAGATCGCGCCGCCGCTGCACTCCGGTCACCAGCCATAG
- a CDS encoding patatin-like phospholipase family protein — MRSNALLRPLVLLSAAALAACGSAPPASPATSSAVPAQATAAPSPAPIKVGIALGGGAAKGFAHIGVIKMLEANGLAPAVVAGTSAGSVVGALYASGMNAFELQEKAVALDEAKIRDLQLSSGGLVLGQKLEDYVNAQVRNRPIEQLPKPFAAVATRLEDGERTVFTRGNTGQAVRASSSIPGVFQPVAIGKYHFVDGGVVSPVPVDAARQLGADIVVAVDISNKARGQAPAGMLGTLGQSIAIMGQKLGQAELARADVVVRPQVLDIGAADFTQRASAILEGEKAALAAMPQIRERVAQLQTARAEATRLAQQKAIEAQHQACLEQRSRLQKLAGLAGLDGSCPAAAP; from the coding sequence ATGCGATCGAACGCCCTGTTGCGCCCCCTGGTCCTCCTGAGTGCGGCGGCTCTGGCCGCCTGCGGCAGTGCGCCGCCCGCCAGCCCTGCCACCTCTTCCGCCGTACCGGCCCAGGCCACTGCCGCTCCGTCGCCAGCCCCCATCAAGGTGGGCATCGCGCTGGGCGGCGGCGCGGCCAAGGGCTTCGCGCACATCGGCGTCATCAAGATGCTGGAGGCCAACGGTTTGGCGCCCGCCGTGGTGGCCGGCACCAGCGCAGGCAGCGTGGTGGGCGCGCTGTACGCGAGCGGCATGAACGCCTTCGAGTTGCAGGAAAAGGCCGTGGCGCTCGACGAAGCGAAGATCCGCGACCTGCAGCTGTCCTCCGGCGGGCTCGTGCTCGGCCAGAAGCTCGAGGACTATGTGAACGCGCAGGTCCGCAACCGGCCCATCGAGCAACTGCCCAAGCCTTTCGCCGCCGTGGCCACGCGCCTGGAAGACGGCGAGCGCACGGTGTTCACGCGCGGCAATACCGGCCAGGCGGTGCGCGCCTCCAGCAGCATCCCTGGCGTGTTCCAGCCCGTGGCGATCGGCAAATACCACTTCGTGGACGGCGGCGTGGTCAGTCCGGTGCCGGTGGACGCGGCGCGCCAGCTGGGGGCCGACATCGTGGTCGCCGTGGACATCTCCAACAAGGCCCGCGGCCAGGCGCCTGCCGGCATGCTCGGCACCCTGGGCCAGTCGATCGCGATCATGGGCCAGAAGCTCGGCCAGGCCGAACTCGCGCGGGCCGACGTGGTCGTCCGCCCGCAGGTGCTGGACATCGGCGCGGCCGACTTCACGCAGCGCGCCAGCGCCATCCTGGAGGGCGAGAAAGCCGCCCTCGCCGCCATGCCGCAGATCCGCGAGCGGGTGGCGCAACTGCAGACAGCGCGCGCCGAGGCCACGCGGCTCGCACAGCAGAAGGCGATCGAGGCGCAGCACCAGGCCTGCCTGGAGCAGCGCTCGCGCCTGCAGAAGCTCGCGGGACTGGCGGGGCTGGACGGTTCCTGCCCAGCCGCGGCCCCCTGA
- a CDS encoding antibiotic biosynthesis monooxygenase family protein produces the protein MIAVIFEALPSAAGREEYLARAAALHAALQDMDGFLGLERFESLSTPGKLLSLSFWRDEAAVAGWRGHAGHRGAQAAGRGGVFADYRLRVARVLRDYGMQDRAEAPDGAGPCPLTCPDMQAHGLAGTASCCP, from the coding sequence ATGATCGCGGTGATCTTCGAGGCACTGCCTTCTGCCGCGGGCCGCGAGGAATACCTCGCGCGCGCCGCGGCCCTGCACGCAGCGCTGCAGGACATGGACGGTTTCCTCGGGCTGGAACGCTTCGAGAGCCTGTCCACGCCCGGCAAACTGCTGTCGCTGTCCTTCTGGCGCGACGAGGCCGCGGTGGCGGGCTGGCGCGGCCATGCGGGCCACCGCGGCGCGCAGGCCGCGGGCCGCGGCGGCGTGTTCGCGGATTACCGGCTCCGCGTGGCCCGCGTGCTGCGGGACTACGGCATGCAGGACCGCGCCGAAGCGCCCGACGGCGCAGGCCCCTGCCCCCTCACCTGCCCCGACATGCAGGCGCACGGCCTCGCCGGCACCGCTTCCTGCTGCCCCTGA
- a CDS encoding glutathione S-transferase family protein, which produces MSTESLTFYTHPMSRGRVSRWMLEETGLPYEEVILDYGSTMKSPEYLAINPMGKVPALRHGGVTVTENAAICTHLADLVPGKGLLPQPGSPQRGLCYRWLFFAAGPLESFLTARKYGALAPTSEAGYGNEADLLNTLEQAVGGKAYLVGDGFTVADLYLASVMGFYMRFGMLERRAAFEDYVRPHQQRPAALRAAARDEALMAAHPHPAAAAAAAAAAARTTATAAP; this is translated from the coding sequence ATGAGCACTGAATCCCTGACCTTCTACACCCATCCCATGTCCCGCGGCCGGGTCAGCCGCTGGATGCTGGAGGAAACCGGCCTGCCGTACGAGGAGGTCATCCTGGACTACGGCAGCACCATGAAGTCGCCGGAGTACCTGGCCATCAACCCCATGGGCAAGGTGCCCGCGCTGCGGCACGGCGGAGTGACGGTCACGGAGAATGCCGCCATTTGCACGCACCTGGCGGACCTGGTGCCCGGGAAGGGGCTGCTGCCGCAGCCCGGGTCGCCCCAGCGCGGCCTGTGCTACCGCTGGCTGTTTTTCGCGGCCGGACCGCTGGAGTCGTTCCTCACCGCGCGCAAGTACGGCGCCCTGGCACCCACCTCCGAGGCGGGCTACGGCAACGAGGCCGACCTGCTGAACACCCTGGAGCAGGCGGTAGGCGGCAAGGCGTACCTGGTGGGCGACGGCTTCACCGTGGCCGACCTGTATCTGGCATCGGTCATGGGCTTCTACATGCGCTTCGGGATGCTGGAGCGCAGGGCCGCGTTCGAGGACTATGTGCGTCCGCACCAGCAGCGCCCCGCCGCGCTGCGCGCTGCCGCCCGCGACGAAGCCCTGATGGCCGCCCATCCGCATCCCGCAGCGGCGGCAGCTGCGGCGGCCGCAGCTGCCAGGACGACGGCAACGGCCGCACCATGA